The nucleotide sequence CAAAAAATTCTCTTTTTTCTTTGTCTAGTTTTTAAAAATAAATGTTATAATATTAATAAAATATATTAGAAAGAGGTGAAATTTAAATGAAACTAGATTTTATCAAAATTAATCCTGCTGGAAACATTACTATACTTATAGATAATTTTAATATCTATGATAAGGATATAGCTAAGATATCTGAGGAACTTATGAGAGAAGATAACCTCCATGCAGAGCAAGTTGGTTTTATTAAAGACAATCATCTTCAAATGATGGGTGGAGAATTTTGTGGTAATGCAAGTAGGTCCTTTGCTTCTCTTTTGGCCTTTAGGGATAAGGATTTTTCAAAGCAAAAAATCTATAAGATAACTTGTTCTGGTGAAGATGAAATTCTAGCTGTAGATGTTAGAGAAGGTCAGACTGAAAACTCTTTTTTAGCTAAAATTAAAATGCCTAAATTTAAAAGTTTAGAAGAACTTAAAATAGATAACTATAAATTAGGTCTTGTTAAATTTTCTGGTATAGACCACTTTATTTTTGATGTAGCTGAAAATAAGGAAGATAATTTTGAAAAAGTCATAGATTCAGTTAAAAATTATCTATCAGACAAAGATTTTTCTGCCTTTGGTATAATGTTTTTTGATAGACAAAATCTTTCTATGAAACCCTATGTCTATGTTAAAGATATTGAAAGTGGAATATTTGAAAATAGCTGTGCTTCAGGAACGACAGCATTGGGATATTATTTAAAAAAGTATAAAAACTTAGATAGAGCTAAGATTATTCAACCTAATGGTTGGCTAGAATATATTATTGAAAATGATGAGATATACATAGATGGTTCTGTTGAAATTGTGGCAGAAGGTAAAGTATATATACAAAAAAAGGGGTAAAAAATGTTTCTTATGATTGATAATTATGATTCCTTTGTATATAATCTTGTGAGTTATTTCTTAGAAGAAAATATAGAGATGGAAATTATTCGTAATGATTTAGTAGATTTAAAGTATATTGAAGATTTAATTAAACAAGATAAATTGGAAGGAATAATAATTTCTCCAGGTCCTAAAAGTCCAAAAGATTGTGGACTTTGTAATGAAATAGTTAAGAATTTCTATCAACAAGTCCCTATATTTGGTGTTTGTCTAGGACATCAAATAATAGGTTATACCTTTGGTGCAGAAGTGAAAAAAGGTAAAAGCCCTGTTCATGGTAAGGTGCATAAAATTAAGACTAGTTCTTCAAATATTTTTAAGAATCTTCCTAGAGAATTAAATGTAACAAGATATCATTCTTTAGTGGTTGAAAAAGAACATCTACTTGAAGAATTTAATGTTGATGCTGAAACTGAAGATGGAGTTCTTATGGCTCTTTCCCATAAAAAATATCCTCTATACTCTGTACAATTTCACCCAGAAGCAGTTTTGACTGAATATGGTCATGAAATGCTTAGAAATTTTTTAGATTTAGCTAGAGAATGGAGGGTTAAAAATGCAAATAGAGCTTAAAAAATTAGAGAAATATATTGATATTTATGATATTTTTAGAATATTAAAGAAAGAAAATAATAACAAAATTGCTTTCTTAGATTCTTCATTAAAAAATAAATATGGGCGTTATTCAATAATTGGTATA is from Fusobacterium periodonticum 1_1_41FAA and encodes:
- a CDS encoding diaminopimelate epimerase, with translation MKLDFIKINPAGNITILIDNFNIYDKDIAKISEELMREDNLHAEQVGFIKDNHLQMMGGEFCGNASRSFASLLAFRDKDFSKQKIYKITCSGEDEILAVDVREGQTENSFLAKIKMPKFKSLEELKIDNYKLGLVKFSGIDHFIFDVAENKEDNFEKVIDSVKNYLSDKDFSAFGIMFFDRQNLSMKPYVYVKDIESGIFENSCASGTTALGYYLKKYKNLDRAKIIQPNGWLEYIIENDEIYIDGSVEIVAEGKVYIQKKG
- a CDS encoding anthranilate synthase component II, with product MFLMIDNYDSFVYNLVSYFLEENIEMEIIRNDLVDLKYIEDLIKQDKLEGIIISPGPKSPKDCGLCNEIVKNFYQQVPIFGVCLGHQIIGYTFGAEVKKGKSPVHGKVHKIKTSSSNIFKNLPRELNVTRYHSLVVEKEHLLEEFNVDAETEDGVLMALSHKKYPLYSVQFHPEAVLTEYGHEMLRNFLDLAREWRVKNANRA